One window of the Acidobacteriota bacterium genome contains the following:
- the thiS gene encoding sulfur carrier protein ThiS, which produces MSGEIRVAVNGEAVAVAAGTSIATYVESLRVPPGRVAVERNGRLVPKGSFAEVILAEGDRLEVVTLVGGG; this is translated from the coding sequence ATGAGCGGCGAGATCCGCGTGGCGGTCAACGGCGAGGCGGTCGCGGTGGCGGCCGGGACCTCGATCGCGACGTACGTCGAGAGCCTCCGCGTCCCGCCGGGGCGCGTGGCCGTCGAGCGCAACGGCCGGCTCGTCCCGAAGGGGAGCTTCGCGGAGGTGATCCTCGCGGAGGGAGATCGGCTGGAGGTCGTCACTCTCGTCGGCGGCGGCTGA
- a CDS encoding thiazole synthase has product MDAPHLKIASRTFRSRLIVGTGKYASFEIMKRAHEASGADMVTVAIRRVNLTDRTKESLLDYIDLKKITLLPNTAGCYTADEAVRTARLGREATGSDLVKLEVIGDEKTLYPDNEGLVAATKTLVKEGFVVMPYTNDDVVTAKRLRDAGAACVMPLGAPIGSGLGIQNFATMRLILEEIRDIPVIVDAGVGVPSDAAIAMEMGADGVLMNTAIAGSPDPVKMAEGMKLAVEAGRLAREAGRIPRKLYATASSPLEGVVR; this is encoded by the coding sequence ATGGACGCACCTCATCTCAAGATCGCCTCACGGACCTTCCGCTCGCGGCTGATCGTCGGCACCGGGAAATACGCCTCCTTCGAGATCATGAAGCGCGCGCACGAGGCCAGCGGGGCCGACATGGTCACCGTCGCGATCCGCCGTGTGAACCTCACCGATCGGACGAAGGAATCGCTCCTCGACTACATCGACCTCAAGAAGATCACGCTCCTCCCCAACACCGCCGGCTGCTACACCGCGGACGAGGCGGTGAGGACCGCGCGGCTGGGACGCGAGGCGACGGGCTCCGACCTCGTGAAGCTCGAGGTGATCGGCGACGAGAAGACCCTCTACCCCGACAACGAGGGGCTCGTCGCCGCGACGAAGACGCTGGTCAAGGAAGGGTTCGTCGTGATGCCCTACACCAACGACGACGTCGTGACCGCCAAGAGGCTGAGGGACGCGGGGGCCGCCTGCGTGATGCCGCTCGGCGCCCCCATCGGCTCCGGCCTCGGCATCCAGAACTTCGCGACGATGCGGCTGATCCTCGAGGAGATCCGGGACATCCCCGTGATCGTCGACGCCGGGGTGGGCGTGCCGTCGGACGCGGCGATCGCGATGGAGATGGGGGCCGACGGCGTGCTCATGAACACCGCCATCGCCGGCTCGCCCGATCCCGTCAAGATGGCCGAGGGGATGAAGCTGGCCGTCGAGGCGGGGCGCCTCGCGCGCGAGGCCGGCCGCATCCCGAGGAAGCTCTACGCCACCGCGAGCAGTCCCCTCGAAGGGGTGGTGCGCTAA
- the smpB gene encoding SsrA-binding protein SmpB, whose product MGPFEGADVAFEKDLAGNRAAFHNYFIIDRIEAGIVLTGTEVKSLREGACNLKDAYARVEKGEVYLHNCHISPYSHGNIFNHDPLRPRKLLLHRREILRLERDQKTDSQTLVPLRVYLKDGKIKVELGIAKGKKQHDKREAKRLETLHREASQALRERSKGG is encoded by the coding sequence ATGGGCCCCTTCGAAGGAGCGGACGTGGCGTTCGAGAAGGACCTCGCCGGGAACAGGGCGGCCTTCCACAACTACTTCATCATCGACCGGATCGAGGCGGGGATTGTCCTCACCGGCACCGAGGTGAAGTCGCTGCGCGAGGGGGCCTGCAATCTCAAGGACGCGTACGCGCGCGTCGAGAAGGGTGAGGTGTATCTGCACAACTGCCACATCTCGCCCTACTCGCACGGCAACATCTTCAACCACGATCCCCTGCGCCCGCGGAAGCTCCTCCTCCATCGCCGCGAGATCCTGCGGCTCGAGCGCGATCAGAAGACCGACAGCCAGACGCTCGTGCCGCTGCGCGTCTACCTCAAGGACGGGAAGATCAAGGTCGAGCTGGGGATCGCGAAGGGGAAGAAGCAGCACGACAAGCGGGAGGCCAAGCGCCTCGAGACGCTCCACCGCGAGGCCTCGCAGGCGCTCCGCGAGAGGAGCAAGGGGGGTTAG
- a CDS encoding stage 0 sporulation protein, whose amino-acid sequence MGCGSGGCASGGCASGGCGALGSAASSGGGGCSSGGGCGQSAWDGNYRSVAGLQIGAHAKTWYCDSTGYELLTGESCVLDVDGGEEYARVVQGTGASRKFSGVKGMWRVLRRPSPADEERHAGALALRREATSYCREKVDELRLAMKLVDAEPSFDGRRMTFTFTSEERVDFRELVRDLSQQFRRRIEMHQVGARDEAKLLGGYGLCGRPICCATFLPEFPPISIKMAKRQGIGMNPSKISGLCGRLMCCLRYEDYPEAKSASPKPDPAPAPAPAN is encoded by the coding sequence ATGGGCTGCGGGTCCGGTGGTTGCGCCTCGGGCGGCTGCGCTTCGGGAGGGTGCGGCGCGCTCGGCTCGGCCGCCTCGTCCGGGGGCGGCGGGTGCTCGAGCGGCGGCGGATGCGGGCAATCGGCCTGGGACGGAAACTACCGGAGCGTCGCGGGGCTCCAGATCGGCGCGCACGCCAAGACCTGGTACTGCGACTCGACGGGGTACGAGCTCCTCACCGGCGAGAGCTGCGTCCTCGACGTGGACGGGGGCGAGGAGTACGCCCGCGTCGTCCAGGGGACGGGCGCCTCGAGGAAGTTCTCGGGAGTGAAGGGGATGTGGCGCGTGCTGCGGCGCCCGTCCCCGGCCGACGAGGAGCGCCACGCGGGCGCGCTCGCCCTGAGGCGCGAGGCGACGAGCTACTGCCGCGAGAAGGTCGATGAGCTCAGGCTCGCCATGAAGCTCGTGGACGCCGAGCCCTCGTTCGACGGCCGGCGCATGACCTTCACCTTCACGTCGGAGGAGAGAGTCGACTTCCGCGAGCTCGTCCGCGATCTCTCCCAGCAGTTCCGCCGGCGCATCGAGATGCACCAGGTCGGCGCGCGCGACGAGGCGAAGCTCCTCGGCGGGTACGGGCTGTGCGGCCGGCCGATCTGCTGCGCGACGTTTCTTCCCGAGTTCCCGCCGATCTCGATCAAGATGGCGAAGCGGCAGGGAATCGGCATGAACCCCTCGAAGATCTCCGGGCTCTGCGGCCGTCTCATGTGCTGCCTGCGCTACGAGGACTACCCCGAGGCGAAGAGCGCCTCTCCGAAGCCCGACCCCGCGCCGGCCCCGGCCCCGGCAAACTAG
- the rsmI gene encoding 16S rRNA (cytidine(1402)-2'-O)-methyltransferase: protein MSRRGGTKRGAAPPAAATAAGRLLVVATPLGNLGDITSRALEALRSARLVACEDTRRTRALLSHFGLAVPTVSCHKFNESSRAGGILEALKAGQTVALVTDAGTPGVSDPGALLVAEAAAAGIVVEAIPGPSAPAAAMSVSGFSSGGYVFAGFAPPRTSARRRFLRALVAAEAARVAEDPSAEPWPIVFFEAPHRILAFLSDVRVEMGDRAAVIVRELTKLHEEVLRGAPSDLLAALDRGAPRGEFTIVVAGRPAPSAGAERGAAGTDVRKAYRDLVAAGVERRDALRRVSRLTGRSRREIYREVAREDDDSEE, encoded by the coding sequence GTGAGCCGCCGCGGCGGAACGAAGCGCGGCGCCGCCCCCCCCGCGGCCGCCACCGCCGCGGGCCGCCTTCTCGTCGTCGCGACGCCGCTCGGGAACCTCGGGGACATCACCTCCCGCGCCCTCGAGGCGCTGAGGTCCGCCCGGCTCGTCGCCTGCGAGGACACGCGAAGGACGCGAGCCCTCCTCTCGCACTTCGGCCTCGCCGTGCCGACCGTCTCCTGCCACAAGTTCAACGAGTCGTCCCGCGCGGGCGGGATCCTCGAGGCCCTGAAGGCCGGCCAGACGGTCGCGCTCGTCACCGACGCCGGGACACCGGGGGTCTCCGACCCGGGGGCCCTCCTCGTCGCGGAGGCCGCCGCCGCGGGGATCGTCGTCGAGGCGATTCCGGGCCCCTCCGCTCCCGCGGCCGCGATGTCGGTCAGCGGTTTTTCGTCAGGGGGGTACGTCTTCGCGGGGTTCGCGCCGCCGCGCACGTCGGCGCGCCGGCGCTTCCTTCGGGCCCTCGTGGCGGCCGAGGCGGCGCGCGTCGCCGAGGACCCTTCGGCCGAGCCGTGGCCGATCGTCTTCTTCGAGGCGCCGCACCGGATCCTCGCCTTCCTTTCGGACGTGAGGGTCGAGATGGGAGATCGTGCGGCCGTGATCGTCCGCGAGCTGACGAAGCTGCACGAGGAGGTTCTGCGCGGCGCGCCGAGCGATCTCCTCGCGGCGCTCGATCGCGGGGCGCCCAGGGGCGAGTTCACGATCGTCGTCGCGGGAAGGCCGGCGCCGTCCGCGGGGGCCGAGCGCGGCGCGGCGGGGACCGACGTGCGCAAGGCCTACCGCGATCTCGTCGCCGCCGGGGTGGAAAGGCGCGATGCGCTGCGCCGGGTCTCGAGGCTCACGGGGAGGAGCCGGCGCGAGATCTACCGCGAGGTCGCTCGCGAGGACGACGACTCGGAGGAGTGA
- a CDS encoding NAD+ synthase, with the protein MKAAHRPIPVVAPSHGADLALNAPLVVRIVTGFIAEETRRTGRGRVVVGLSGGLDSAVAATLAVKALGRKGVVAVMMPFRESQPASLKDARTVARRLGVRHELVDISPMVDPYFERFPDMDALRRGNRMARERMNVLFDRSAAHAALVLGTSNKTELLLGYGTLFGDMASAINPIGDLYKTQVRQLAAHLGVPAAIRSKAPSADLWKGQTDEAELGATYAEADQILHLLFDERWEVAEVAEAGFERRLVDRLRRMVMRSQFKRRPPLIAKLSARTVGIDFRYPRDWGT; encoded by the coding sequence ATGAAAGCGGCGCACCGCCCGATCCCGGTCGTGGCCCCGTCTCACGGCGCCGATCTCGCGCTGAACGCCCCCCTCGTCGTCCGGATCGTCACCGGCTTCATCGCCGAGGAGACCCGGCGCACCGGTAGGGGACGCGTCGTCGTCGGCCTCTCGGGGGGCCTCGACTCCGCCGTCGCCGCCACGCTCGCGGTGAAGGCGCTCGGCCGCAAGGGCGTCGTGGCCGTGATGATGCCGTTCCGCGAGAGCCAGCCGGCGAGCCTCAAGGACGCGCGCACCGTCGCGCGCCGTCTCGGCGTCCGCCACGAGCTCGTCGACATCTCCCCGATGGTCGACCCGTACTTCGAGAGGTTTCCGGACATGGACGCGCTCCGGCGCGGGAACCGGATGGCTCGGGAGAGGATGAACGTCCTCTTCGATCGATCCGCCGCTCACGCTGCGCTGGTCCTCGGCACGAGCAACAAGACCGAGCTCCTCCTCGGGTACGGCACCCTCTTCGGCGACATGGCCTCGGCGATCAACCCGATCGGCGATCTCTACAAGACGCAGGTCCGGCAGCTCGCCGCGCACCTCGGCGTGCCGGCGGCGATCCGGAGCAAGGCGCCCTCGGCGGATCTGTGGAAAGGGCAGACGGACGAAGCGGAGCTGGGCGCGACGTACGCCGAGGCCGACCAGATTCTCCACCTCCTCTTCGACGAGCGCTGGGAGGTGGCGGAGGTGGCGGAGGCCGGGTTCGAGCGGCGGCTCGTCGATCGTCTCCGGCGCATGGTGATGCGCTCGCAGTTCAAGCGGCGGCCTCCACTCATCGCGAAGCTCTCCGCCCGCACGGTTGGGATCGACTTCCGCTATCCGCGGGACTGGGGGACGTGA
- a CDS encoding carbon-nitrogen hydrolase, giving the protein MKIALAQIAPRLGDPDANLARHLQIAGRARRSGAALVVFPELSLTGYLLQDLVPEVAEEVSRGARLRKLAAASRGISIVAGFVERGAGLLHYNAAGCFVDGSVAHVHRKVYLPTYGMFDEGRHFAAGESFQTFPAPWGRTGLLVCEDFWHLSSPYLLSLQGMEALIVISAGPAKGVDGSKDLRSSATWVELGRVVARHLSAWVFYVNRAGYEEGWAFQGGSFVCAPSGDVVASAKTLAEDFVVATLRPADLRKARLAAPLMRDEKIDLVRRELERVTADRSAPAGARQPLPRRSGAGRR; this is encoded by the coding sequence ATGAAAATAGCCCTTGCCCAGATCGCCCCCCGGCTGGGCGATCCCGACGCCAACCTGGCGCGCCACCTACAGATCGCCGGGCGCGCCCGGCGGAGCGGCGCGGCTCTCGTCGTCTTTCCGGAGCTCAGCCTCACCGGTTACCTTCTCCAGGATCTCGTCCCCGAGGTCGCCGAGGAGGTCTCCCGAGGCGCCCGGCTCCGGAAGCTCGCGGCGGCGTCCCGCGGGATCTCGATCGTCGCGGGGTTCGTCGAGCGCGGAGCCGGCCTCCTGCACTACAACGCCGCCGGATGCTTCGTCGACGGCTCGGTCGCCCACGTGCACCGCAAGGTCTACCTCCCCACCTACGGGATGTTCGACGAGGGCCGGCACTTCGCCGCGGGCGAGTCGTTCCAGACCTTCCCCGCACCCTGGGGGCGCACGGGGCTCCTCGTCTGCGAGGACTTCTGGCACCTGTCGTCGCCTTACCTCCTGTCGCTCCAGGGAATGGAAGCCCTCATCGTGATCTCAGCGGGCCCCGCGAAGGGTGTCGACGGCTCGAAGGATCTTCGCAGCAGCGCGACCTGGGTCGAGCTCGGCCGCGTCGTCGCGCGCCACCTGTCGGCGTGGGTCTTCTACGTGAACCGCGCGGGATACGAGGAGGGGTGGGCGTTCCAGGGGGGGAGCTTCGTCTGCGCTCCATCGGGCGACGTGGTGGCGTCCGCGAAAACCCTGGCGGAGGATTTCGTGGTCGCGACGCTGAGACCGGCAGACCTGAGAAAGGCGCGCCTCGCCGCGCCGCTGATGCGGGACGAGAAGATCGACCTCGTGCGGCGCGAGCTCGAGCGCGTGACGGCCGATCGCTCGGCGCCGGCGGGGGCGCGCCAGCCGTTGCCGCGGAGGTCCGGAGCGGGCCGCCGATGA
- the amrB gene encoding AmmeMemoRadiSam system protein B, protein MPHPTSGTSSDRKPYVAGHFYPSDPAKLRQELEAHLAAGKTPPRPVRGIVVPHAGYMYSGAIAGAVYAAAELPRRLVLIGPNHTGLGRPISIMNRGAWLTPLGAARIDEALADLILDSANIVEADPAAHHAEHSLEVQIPFLQSRLRDFTFAPICVGTGRRADLATLAAAIAGAASTMGEPIGLVISTDMTHYEPAEAARVKDWKAIRRMETLDGDGLHRIVREEEISMCGYAAATAGLLALKRLGASRAEVVAYGNSGETSGNFDEVVGYAGLLIP, encoded by the coding sequence ATGCCTCATCCGACGTCCGGCACATCGTCCGACAGAAAGCCCTACGTCGCGGGACACTTCTATCCTTCGGACCCGGCGAAGCTGCGGCAGGAGCTCGAAGCGCACCTCGCGGCCGGGAAGACGCCCCCACGTCCGGTCCGCGGAATCGTCGTCCCGCACGCCGGGTACATGTACTCCGGGGCGATCGCAGGGGCCGTCTACGCGGCCGCCGAGCTGCCGCGCCGCCTGGTCCTCATCGGGCCGAACCACACGGGCCTCGGCCGTCCGATCTCCATCATGAACCGCGGCGCGTGGCTGACCCCGCTCGGCGCCGCCCGCATCGACGAGGCCCTCGCCGACCTGATCCTCGACTCGGCCAACATCGTCGAGGCCGATCCGGCGGCGCATCACGCCGAGCACTCGCTCGAGGTGCAGATCCCGTTCCTCCAGTCGCGGCTCCGGGACTTCACGTTCGCGCCGATCTGCGTCGGGACCGGACGGCGCGCCGACCTCGCGACGCTCGCCGCGGCGATCGCGGGGGCCGCCTCCACGATGGGCGAGCCGATCGGCCTCGTCATCAGCACCGACATGACGCACTACGAGCCGGCCGAGGCCGCGCGGGTCAAGGACTGGAAAGCCATCCGACGCATGGAGACGCTCGACGGCGACGGGCTCCACCGCATCGTGCGCGAGGAGGAGATCAGCATGTGCGGCTACGCCGCCGCGACGGCCGGGCTGCTCGCGCTCAAGCGCCTCGGCGCGTCGCGCGCCGAGGTCGTCGCCTACGGCAACTCGGGGGAGACGTCCGGAAACTTCGACGAGGTGGTCGGCTACGCGGGTCTTCTGATCCCGTGA
- a CDS encoding LPS-assembly protein LptD, protein MRVRAWAAAGALAACFAAAPPVMAQAATPSPTRGQPGARKKPPRTKFTRPGPNETPLMSAGHIEQPSAGEYVLTNEVDFRYGGAHLLADSAHYSESERTVTAEGNVVIQLADSEISGDRAEFDLDSGEAVIDNARAYIEPDLIVNAAKMQRVGEQSYRITDATVTSCTQPTPYWSFWVGTAIVHVGHYAHLRDAVLRVGKIPIFWSPYLAIPVKEDRAAGLLFPHFGFSQKRGAFLSNALYVPVGRSFDSTLQVDSFGGAISNGVEELPSTAFGLETRFVPNAYGSGTITTYFLREKLRPFAHSDIVDRDRYQVRMNYSQQLPAGFKLLADLDDVSDLNYFIDFEHEIRYSSNPTVLSQLDLSRLSGPYAVNVRFNQQTQFLGVVDPIELKIDDLALLRLPEVEMRGRGIRLGKTPFYLTYLASFDGLVRRENTFDAAGNRQAAQATYDRFDVFPTITGNFTPVPWLDISPIVSFRDTFYTASDSDPGSALDPTGPAINRQQYRAGFSIVGPRIYRLFGSEAEGKTRYKNTLEPRITYDYVPEVAGGEKIIPFDEIDATLGTSNLLTYSLTTRLFQKKPPQAAPGSATSPALTGSLASLVIGEEAPTRNQELVAPAERPVAPGAAPEGAAPPPAPESPPASPSTPVGGEAYLPSDVSTGPSKRTPLFGGPPQPARPLNVGPVEIASFELSQGYSLANLRPLSRSLALDANSQYSPITATARYNPTFSTSLDLRANYDILFRDISTVSLSGSMRSKTYDYLRMSWVFGRDLEGVRAGAGSLCATDGNRLVGREGPEQARCFVNTSQVHLLGGLALFGRKITTDVEIAYDVENSFLQNQRYRFGYNTQCCGVLLEVDKRALPSGSIGSTSDVQYRFVVNLRGVGTFLDVNGRPQ, encoded by the coding sequence GTGAGGGTCCGCGCGTGGGCGGCCGCCGGGGCGCTCGCCGCCTGTTTCGCCGCCGCCCCGCCGGTCATGGCCCAGGCCGCGACCCCGTCCCCGACCAGGGGACAGCCCGGCGCCAGGAAGAAGCCCCCGCGCACGAAGTTCACCAGGCCGGGGCCGAACGAGACGCCGCTGATGTCGGCCGGGCACATCGAGCAGCCGTCGGCGGGCGAGTACGTCCTCACGAACGAGGTCGACTTTCGTTACGGCGGGGCGCACCTCCTCGCCGACAGCGCGCACTACTCCGAGTCGGAGCGCACGGTGACGGCCGAGGGGAACGTCGTCATCCAGCTCGCCGACAGCGAGATCAGCGGGGATCGCGCCGAGTTCGACCTCGACTCGGGGGAGGCGGTGATCGACAACGCGCGCGCCTACATCGAGCCCGACCTGATCGTCAACGCGGCGAAGATGCAGAGGGTCGGCGAGCAGTCGTACCGGATCACCGACGCGACGGTCACGAGCTGCACGCAGCCGACCCCCTACTGGTCGTTCTGGGTCGGCACCGCGATCGTCCACGTCGGCCACTACGCGCACCTCCGCGACGCCGTCCTGCGCGTGGGGAAGATCCCGATCTTCTGGAGCCCGTACCTCGCGATTCCCGTGAAGGAGGATCGCGCGGCCGGGCTGCTCTTCCCCCACTTCGGCTTCTCGCAGAAGCGCGGCGCGTTCCTCAGCAACGCCCTCTACGTGCCGGTCGGCCGCAGCTTCGACTCGACGCTTCAGGTCGACTCGTTCGGCGGCGCGATCTCGAACGGAGTCGAGGAGCTGCCGTCGACGGCGTTCGGGCTCGAGACCCGGTTCGTCCCGAACGCTTACGGCAGCGGCACGATCACGACCTACTTCCTGCGCGAGAAGCTCCGCCCCTTCGCCCACTCGGACATCGTCGATCGCGATCGCTACCAGGTCCGGATGAATTATTCGCAGCAGCTCCCGGCGGGCTTCAAGCTCCTGGCGGACCTCGACGACGTCAGCGACCTGAACTATTTCATCGACTTCGAGCACGAGATCCGCTACTCGTCGAACCCGACGGTCCTCTCGCAGCTCGACCTCTCGCGCCTCTCGGGTCCCTACGCGGTGAACGTGCGATTCAACCAGCAGACGCAGTTCCTCGGCGTGGTCGATCCGATCGAGCTGAAGATCGACGACCTGGCGCTCCTGCGGCTGCCGGAGGTGGAGATGCGCGGCCGCGGGATCCGGCTCGGGAAGACGCCGTTCTATCTCACGTACCTGGCGTCGTTCGACGGCCTCGTGCGCCGCGAGAACACCTTCGACGCCGCGGGCAACCGCCAGGCCGCGCAGGCGACGTACGACCGCTTCGACGTCTTCCCCACGATCACGGGGAACTTCACGCCCGTGCCCTGGCTCGACATCTCGCCCATCGTCTCGTTCCGCGACACGTTCTACACGGCGAGCGACAGCGATCCCGGCTCGGCCCTCGACCCGACCGGGCCCGCCATCAACCGCCAGCAGTACCGCGCGGGGTTCAGCATCGTCGGGCCGAGAATCTACCGGCTCTTCGGCAGCGAGGCGGAGGGGAAGACGCGGTACAAGAACACGCTCGAGCCGCGGATCACCTACGACTACGTCCCCGAGGTCGCCGGCGGCGAGAAGATCATCCCCTTCGACGAGATCGACGCGACGCTCGGCACGAGCAACCTCCTCACGTACTCGCTCACGACGCGCCTTTTCCAGAAGAAGCCGCCCCAGGCCGCGCCCGGGTCCGCGACGAGCCCGGCCCTCACGGGCAGCCTCGCCTCTCTCGTGATCGGAGAGGAGGCGCCGACGCGCAACCAGGAGCTGGTCGCCCCCGCGGAGCGCCCGGTGGCGCCCGGCGCGGCCCCCGAAGGCGCGGCGCCACCGCCCGCTCCGGAATCGCCGCCGGCCTCGCCGAGCACCCCCGTGGGCGGCGAGGCCTACCTCCCGTCGGATGTCTCGACGGGCCCATCGAAGCGCACGCCCCTCTTCGGCGGCCCGCCCCAGCCGGCGCGCCCCCTCAACGTGGGCCCGGTCGAGATCGCGAGCTTCGAGCTGTCGCAGGGGTACTCGCTCGCCAATCTGAGGCCGCTCAGCCGCTCCCTCGCCCTGGACGCCAACAGCCAGTACTCGCCGATCACGGCGACGGCGCGCTACAACCCGACGTTCTCGACCTCCCTGGATCTTCGCGCGAACTACGACATCCTCTTCCGCGACATCTCGACGGTCAGCCTCTCGGGATCGATGCGGTCGAAGACGTACGACTACCTGAGGATGAGCTGGGTCTTCGGGCGCGATCTCGAGGGGGTCCGCGCGGGAGCCGGCTCGCTCTGCGCGACCGACGGGAACCGCCTGGTCGGCCGCGAGGGACCGGAGCAGGCGCGCTGTTTCGTCAACACCAGCCAGGTCCACCTGCTGGGCGGCCTGGCGCTGTTCGGCCGCAAGATCACGACCGACGTCGAGATCGCCTACGACGTCGAGAACTCGTTCCTGCAGAACCAGCGGTACCGGTTCGGGTACAACACGCAGTGCTGCGGCGTTCTGCTCGAGGTCGACAAGCGCGCTCTTCCCTCCGGATCCATCGGCTCGACCTCGGACGTTCAGTACCGCTTCGTCGTCAACCTTCGAGGGGTCGGCACCTTCCTCGACGTCAACGGACGGCCCCAATGA
- the rfbD gene encoding dTDP-4-dehydrorhamnose reductase — MTPTKITPLVTGGGGRLGLALQEAMADAYPAAVFATRDEIDVTDYFRLASELERIRPTVVINAASFTHVDGCEDEPERARLGNDFGAGNVARAAAQVDSRVIHVSTDLVFDGALARRYREDDAPAPLSVYGRTKLDGETAVAAESPGATILRAAWFFGEGAGRFPENFLSMIEAKRSLGLVADRYGSPTYIPDLAEAIVRLIAIPHAGILHFTNPGEITTRYHFVKRAADSLGLDTSAVRPLSHLEWKGDRAPRPMNSALDPSEFIRVTGFAPRTWEEAQDAFLRERALSGRPA; from the coding sequence ATGACCCCGACGAAGATCACACCCCTCGTCACCGGGGGGGGAGGACGCCTCGGCCTCGCGCTCCAGGAGGCGATGGCGGACGCCTACCCGGCCGCCGTCTTCGCGACGCGCGACGAGATCGACGTCACCGACTATTTCCGCCTCGCCTCCGAGCTGGAGCGCATCCGGCCCACCGTCGTCATCAACGCGGCGTCGTTCACCCATGTGGACGGCTGCGAGGACGAGCCGGAGCGGGCGAGGCTCGGGAACGACTTCGGCGCCGGCAACGTCGCGCGGGCCGCGGCGCAGGTGGACTCTCGCGTCATCCACGTCTCGACGGATCTCGTCTTCGACGGCGCCCTCGCCCGCCGGTACCGGGAGGACGACGCCCCGGCTCCCCTCTCGGTGTACGGGCGGACGAAGCTCGACGGCGAGACCGCGGTGGCCGCGGAGTCACCCGGGGCGACGATCCTGCGGGCCGCGTGGTTCTTCGGCGAGGGGGCGGGCAGGTTCCCGGAGAATTTCCTCTCGATGATCGAGGCGAAGCGCTCCCTCGGCCTCGTCGCCGATCGGTACGGCTCGCCCACGTACATCCCGGATCTCGCGGAGGCGATCGTCCGGCTCATCGCCATCCCCCACGCGGGGATCCTCCACTTCACGAACCCGGGAGAGATCACGACCCGGTACCACTTCGTGAAGCGCGCCGCCGATTCCCTCGGGCTCGACACGTCCGCGGTCCGCCCTCTCTCGCACCTGGAATGGAAGGGGGATCGCGCACCGCGACCGATGAACTCCGCGCTGGATCCGTCGGAGTTCATCCGCGTCACCGGCTTCGCGCCGAGGACGTGGGAGGAAGCGCAGGACGCGTTCCTGCGCGAGCGCGCCCTCAGCGGGCGCCCGGCGTGA
- a CDS encoding NAD-dependent epimerase/dehydratase family protein: MKILLTGGTGFLGGRIGEALLSKGHTVTALVRPGSPRKPPPGCAAALGDVVDAAAVRRAAAGCDAIVHTAALVKMWMPDASAFDAVNVGGLRNVLAAGAPRVLYTSSFIALGPTDGAIAAESWTIPDRRPHNDYERTKALALEAARAAARAGAPIVTVFPGVVYGPGTLTDGSLMTKTVRDFLNGTLPGILGAGDRKISYAYIDDVVNGHLLALEKGKPGGEYILGGENRTILEVLAILTQQTGVAAPTRRIPFALAGMVGWAQRMRARATGREPEITDEVVRVYRREWAYDSSRAIADLGYRITPLADGLARTVAWLRERGIAGGATA, from the coding sequence GTGAAGATTCTCCTCACGGGCGGCACGGGGTTTCTCGGCGGCCGGATCGGCGAGGCCCTCCTCTCGAAGGGGCACACGGTGACCGCCCTCGTCCGCCCGGGCTCTCCGCGCAAGCCCCCCCCGGGATGCGCCGCGGCCCTCGGCGACGTCGTCGACGCCGCGGCGGTCCGGCGCGCGGCGGCGGGGTGCGACGCGATCGTCCACACCGCCGCGCTCGTCAAGATGTGGATGCCCGACGCTTCGGCCTTCGACGCCGTCAACGTGGGGGGGCTGAGGAACGTGCTCGCCGCCGGCGCGCCGCGCGTTCTCTACACGTCGTCGTTCATCGCGCTCGGCCCCACCGACGGCGCCATCGCCGCCGAGAGCTGGACGATCCCGGACCGCCGCCCGCACAACGACTACGAGCGCACGAAGGCCCTCGCTCTCGAGGCGGCGCGGGCGGCCGCGCGCGCCGGGGCGCCGATCGTCACGGTGTTCCCCGGCGTCGTCTACGGGCCGGGAACGCTCACCGACGGAAGCCTGATGACGAAGACGGTCCGCGATTTCCTGAACGGCACGCTGCCGGGAATTCTGGGCGCCGGCGACAGGAAGATCTCCTACGCCTACATCGACGACGTCGTGAACGGGCACCTCCTCGCCCTCGAGAAGGGGAAGCCCGGCGGGGAGTACATCCTCGGCGGGGAGAACCGGACGATCCTCGAGGTCCTCGCCATCCTGACGCAGCAGACGGGAGTGGCGGCGCCGACGCGGCGCATCCCGTTCGCTCTCGCGGGCATGGTCGGCTGGGCGCAGCGGATGCGCGCCCGCGCGACGGGCCGCGAGCCGGAGATCACCGACGAGGTGGTGCGCGTCTACCGGCGCGAGTGGGCGTACGACTCCTCGCGCGCGATCGCGGACCTCGGCTACCGGATCACACCGCTGGCGGACGGGCTCGCGCGCACCGTCGCGTGGCTGCGCGAGCG